Genomic window (Leptotrichia sp. oral taxon 212):
AAAGACTACTTGATCACTATGAAATTGAAAAAAGGGTGTATCAGTATCATGAGCATAATAAATTACATCAGATACAGAATATATTGAGCTTATTGGAAGATGGTAAAAATATAGCATTAGTAACAGATGCAGGAACTCCATGTATTTCAGATCCGGGATTTGAACTCGTAAATGAAATATTAAAAAGGGATATGAAAGTAGCAGGTATTCCTGGAGCTTCCTCCATTGTTACAGGTGCCAGTATTTCAGGACTTGACATGAGAAGAATGGCATATGAAGGATTTCTTCCAAAAAAGAAAGGTAGACAGACTTTATTTAACAAACTGCAGGCTGAAGAAAGAACAATAGTTATTCTGGAGTCGCCTAATAGAATTTTAAAAACATTGAAGGATATAAGGGAATATCTTGGAGAAAGATATGTTGTCATAACAAGGGAACTGACTAAAATATATGAGGAAATAATAAGAGGAGATGTTTCTAAAATAATTGAAAAGCTGGAAAAAAAGCCTGTAAAAGGTGAGATAG
Coding sequences:
- the rsmI gene encoding 16S rRNA (cytidine(1402)-2'-O)-methyltransferase, translated to MFYVVGTPIGNLEDITFRAIRILKEVDYIFAEDTRVTKRLLDHYEIEKRVYQYHEHNKLHQIQNILSLLEDGKNIALVTDAGTPCISDPGFELVNEILKRDMKVAGIPGASSIVTGASISGLDMRRMAYEGFLPKKKGRQTLFNKLQAEERTIVILESPNRILKTLKDIREYLGERYVVITRELTKIYEEIIRGDVSKIIEKLEKKPVKGEIVLFIRAKDDDGIYLKDKKGEIE